The following proteins are co-located in the Bordetella bronchialis genome:
- a CDS encoding ABC transporter ATP-binding protein, with translation MSPNIDSGAAASALRIDGLGKRYPAAGRPDDVTVLDDINLDIPAGRFISIVGASGCGKSTLLRLIVGLDSDYHGSIRVDGRAVSGPGNDRGIVFQEHRLFPWLTVARNVAVGLRNAPIPDAEKRERVAEHLALVGLEAHADAYPHQISGGMAQRVAIARGLVNRPRILLLDEPFGALDALTRSRMQAQLQRIWQQEKLTMILVTHDVEEAVYLGDEVVIMQPHPGRIHRTVAVDLPHPRDRSDPRFIRLRDDVLSDFLEPDDRRRMPERDRLPAGALP, from the coding sequence ATGTCCCCGAACATAGACTCCGGCGCCGCGGCGTCCGCCCTGCGCATCGACGGCCTGGGCAAGCGTTATCCCGCCGCCGGGCGTCCGGATGACGTAACCGTGCTCGACGACATCAACCTCGATATCCCCGCCGGACGCTTCATCAGCATCGTCGGCGCCAGCGGCTGCGGCAAATCCACGCTGCTGCGGCTCATCGTGGGCCTGGACAGCGATTACCACGGCTCGATCCGGGTGGACGGCCGCGCCGTTTCCGGCCCGGGCAACGACCGCGGCATCGTGTTCCAGGAGCATCGGCTGTTCCCCTGGCTGACGGTGGCCCGCAATGTCGCCGTGGGCCTGCGCAACGCGCCCATTCCGGATGCCGAAAAGCGCGAGCGCGTGGCCGAACATCTGGCACTGGTGGGCCTGGAAGCCCATGCGGATGCCTATCCGCACCAGATCTCCGGTGGCATGGCGCAGCGCGTGGCCATCGCGCGCGGCCTGGTCAACCGTCCGCGCATCCTGCTGCTGGACGAGCCCTTCGGCGCGCTGGACGCGCTGACGCGTTCCCGCATGCAGGCGCAGCTGCAGCGCATCTGGCAGCAGGAAAAACTCACCATGATCCTGGTCACCCACGATGTGGAGGAGGCCGTCTACCTGGGCGACGAAGTCGTCATCATGCAGCCGCATCCCGGGCGCATCCATCGCACCGTCGCGGTCGACCTGCCGCACCCGCGCGACCGCAGCGATCCGCGCTTCATCCGCCTGCGCGACGATGTGCTGAGCGACTTCCTGGAGCCCGATGACAGGCGGCGCATGCCGGAGCGCGATCGCCTGCCGGCCGGCGCCTTGCCATAG
- a CDS encoding ABC transporter permease: MKTAETPRDAPRNDSARNRAGQNFAGRHLARRAAPGRWRGWVIPLAAIAAWWLAVHTGISRSPMLVSPGLVLHTALDQVVTGKLWRALAASFAREFAGFAIGTVLGLLLGGALGLSRGFQRVVGPSFNTFKQVSLFAWIPLISVWFGLGDAAKVVFLSLAALVPVVVNTCDGIRNTPAGLLEVARVHGYTRPQTIVSVILPCAVPSIFTGVYLALIYSWLATIGAEYLLVAGVGIGNTLIDGSEHFRMDLVIFGMTVVGLVGWGLNALARLIERRLARWRSA; this comes from the coding sequence ATGAAAACCGCGGAGACGCCGCGCGATGCCCCGCGGAACGACTCCGCCAGGAATCGCGCCGGCCAGAACTTCGCCGGCCGGCACCTCGCGCGCCGTGCCGCGCCGGGCCGCTGGCGCGGCTGGGTGATCCCCCTGGCCGCCATCGCCGCCTGGTGGCTGGCCGTCCATACCGGCATCAGCCGGTCGCCCATGCTGGTCTCCCCCGGCCTGGTCCTGCATACCGCGCTGGACCAGGTCGTGACAGGAAAACTGTGGCGCGCGCTGGCCGCCAGCTTCGCGCGGGAGTTCGCGGGATTCGCCATCGGCACGGTGCTGGGCCTGCTGCTGGGCGGGGCGCTGGGATTGTCGCGCGGCTTCCAGCGCGTCGTCGGCCCCAGCTTCAATACCTTCAAGCAGGTTTCGCTGTTTGCCTGGATACCGCTGATCTCGGTGTGGTTCGGGCTGGGCGACGCCGCCAAAGTGGTGTTCCTGTCGCTGGCCGCGCTGGTGCCGGTGGTGGTGAACACCTGCGACGGCATCCGCAACACGCCCGCCGGCCTGCTGGAAGTCGCGCGGGTGCATGGCTATACCCGCCCGCAGACCATTGTGTCGGTGATCCTGCCCTGCGCCGTCCCGTCCATCTTCACGGGCGTCTACCTGGCGCTGATCTATTCCTGGCTGGCCACGATAGGCGCGGAATACCTGCTGGTCGCCGGCGTGGGCATCGGCAACACGCTGATCGACGGCAGCGAACACTTTCGCATGGACCTGGTTATTTTCGGCATGACCGTGGTCGGCCTGGTGGGATGGGGCCTGAACGCCCTGGCCCGCCTTATCGAGCGCCGCCTGGCCCGCTGGCGGTCCGCATGA
- a CDS encoding ABC transporter permease: MSASPFVLAGARRPRRLAAPRDLLGKLGSRGLGWILPLAILALWQFCDGRGWISPQVLPSPRFVLDTLRDLAASGDLWANTRASMTRVLVGFAAGSALGLGLGTAMGLSRRLESYVLPTFNALVQIPVLAWMPFVLLLVGIGEPLKYILIAKAALVPVTLNTLQGFRQAPPALLEVARVYGYSRRQEVLEVVLPHAVPTLFTGLRLGFTKAWLSLVVVELVASSEGLGYLIVYGRQLFQLDLVMAAVIVVGAIGYAIDRALDAAERRVSRGRPDAAWETP, translated from the coding sequence ATGAGCGCCTCGCCCTTCGTTCTAGCCGGCGCACGCCGCCCGCGCCGGCTCGCCGCCCCCCGGGATCTGCTTGGCAAGCTGGGATCCCGGGGGCTGGGCTGGATCCTGCCGCTGGCCATCCTGGCCCTGTGGCAATTCTGCGATGGACGAGGCTGGATATCGCCGCAGGTACTGCCTTCCCCGCGCTTCGTCCTGGATACGCTGCGCGACCTGGCCGCCAGCGGCGATCTGTGGGCCAACACGCGCGCCAGCATGACGCGCGTGCTGGTCGGCTTCGCCGCCGGCAGCGCGCTGGGCCTGGGCCTGGGCACGGCGATGGGCTTGTCGCGCAGGCTGGAGTCCTATGTCCTGCCTACCTTCAATGCCCTGGTGCAGATCCCCGTGCTGGCATGGATGCCCTTCGTGCTGCTGCTGGTGGGAATAGGCGAGCCGCTCAAGTACATCCTGATCGCCAAGGCCGCGCTGGTGCCCGTGACATTGAATACCCTGCAAGGCTTCCGCCAGGCGCCTCCCGCCCTGCTGGAAGTCGCGCGCGTCTATGGCTACAGCCGCCGGCAGGAAGTGCTGGAAGTCGTCCTGCCCCACGCGGTGCCCACGCTGTTCACCGGCCTGCGCCTGGGCTTCACCAAGGCGTGGCTGTCCCTGGTCGTCGTGGAGCTGGTCGCGTCCAGCGAAGGCCTGGGCTACCTGATCGTCTACGGCCGCCAGCTCTTCCAGCTGGACCTGGTGATGGCCGCCGTCATTGTCGTCGGCGCCATCGGCTACGCCATCGACCGCGCGCTGGACGCCGCCGAGCGCCGCGTATCGCGCGGCCGTCCGGATGCCGCTTGGGAGACCCCATGA
- a CDS encoding ABC transporter substrate-binding protein — MNKALHGWRRLAAGVAGALLLATAAGAHAQPDTIRIGVATAGGGDPITWGGSPGSVARVNRWLEEAFAASGVKVEWLFFKGAGPAVNEALSNRQIDFAYQGDLPSVVGRANGLDTRLLLVSGARNNLYVAVPAASPLKSVDDLKGHTVALFRGTNGHLVAINVLAARKLAERDLKIVNLDTGSAQAAIVSNGVEAAFGGIEYFKLRDQGLVKLIYSTQKESPAYTRQAALLVRGAFAQAYPAATQQVVDGFVRAARWASDEANRDALFKLWARSGIPYDSFKAEFQDQALRTRNSPLVDPFIIGRYKAVVADALKQRLIRREVSVDDWFDTRFLEQSLKNQGLTGYWVRYAADGVTPLDKDAAAASAGHGAAAAKPADARAGTAGAATGAAAIAATSGTIRP, encoded by the coding sequence ATGAACAAGGCGCTGCACGGTTGGCGGCGCCTGGCCGCCGGGGTCGCGGGCGCCCTGCTGCTCGCCACGGCCGCGGGTGCGCACGCGCAGCCTGACACGATCCGCATCGGCGTGGCCACCGCGGGCGGCGGCGACCCCATCACCTGGGGCGGCTCGCCGGGCTCGGTGGCCCGCGTGAACCGGTGGCTGGAAGAGGCGTTCGCCGCGTCCGGCGTCAAGGTCGAATGGCTGTTCTTCAAGGGCGCCGGTCCGGCGGTGAACGAAGCGCTGTCGAACCGGCAGATCGACTTCGCCTACCAGGGCGACCTGCCCTCGGTGGTGGGACGCGCCAACGGCCTGGACACGCGCCTGCTGCTGGTCAGCGGCGCGCGCAACAACCTGTACGTTGCCGTGCCGGCGGCCTCGCCCCTGAAGTCCGTCGACGACCTCAAGGGCCATACAGTGGCCCTGTTCCGCGGCACCAACGGCCATCTCGTGGCGATCAATGTACTGGCGGCCCGCAAGCTGGCCGAACGGGACTTGAAGATCGTCAACCTGGATACCGGCAGCGCGCAGGCGGCCATCGTTTCCAATGGGGTCGAGGCGGCCTTCGGCGGCATCGAGTACTTCAAGCTGCGCGACCAGGGCCTGGTAAAGCTGATCTACTCCACGCAGAAGGAAAGTCCGGCCTACACCCGGCAGGCCGCCCTGCTGGTGCGCGGCGCCTTCGCCCAGGCGTATCCCGCGGCCACGCAACAGGTCGTGGATGGCTTCGTGCGGGCGGCGCGCTGGGCGTCCGACGAGGCCAACCGCGATGCGCTGTTCAAGCTGTGGGCACGCAGCGGCATCCCCTACGATTCCTTCAAGGCGGAATTCCAGGACCAGGCGCTGCGCACGCGCAACTCGCCCCTGGTCGACCCTTTCATCATCGGCCGCTACAAGGCCGTCGTGGCCGACGCCTTGAAACAGCGCCTGATCCGCCGCGAGGTCAGCGTGGACGACTGGTTCGACACGCGTTTCCTGGAGCAGTCCCTGAAGAACCAGGGCTTGACGGGCTACTGGGTGCGCTACGCGGCGGACGGCGTCACGCCGCTGGACAAGGACGCCGCGGCCGCATCCGCCGGGCACGGCGCCGCCGCCGCGAAGCCCGCGGATGCGCGCGCCGGGACCGCCGGCGCGGCCACGGGCGCGGCCGCCATCGCCGCCACATCGGGGACGATCCGGCCATGA
- a CDS encoding amidohydrolase family protein yields the protein MNDRLKPAQASRSVAVKARLDHPVIDTDVHVNSYAPALEDYVQHYGGSKLVDALRRAQGGRFARRDAEGKDWYQQTPQERQYHRTLRAPWWARVTRNTHDLATYTLPALLYERLAEQGSDYSVLFPNDVLAPLAAGADNRQALQRAINHFHADLYRPYADRLTPVAGIGLHTPQEGIEELEFAVKTLGLKVINIPGGIRRPIRAIADKYPARDHPDVARHAGYIDFLGIDSEYDYDPFWAKAVELGVPVTTHYGSQGWTGRQSISNYMFNHIGHFADGSQAFAKALFFGGVTRRFPALRVALLEGGADWGAHVYIHLLDRWEKRNREAVQNYNPAHVDLDQLEALFRRYGGSLLKNRELNRDTLVRDSLGISALPHSRDPHADELDDFAAAGIERPEDIRARWLDSFYFGSEADDRTVASAFNTRALPLGGRVNAIWSSDVGHWDVPEFTEPLAESWDLVESGVISQADFKAWVFDNPLRFYTQANPDFFKGTAIEPALAKHGVQAR from the coding sequence ATGAACGACCGTTTGAAGCCCGCGCAGGCATCGCGATCGGTGGCCGTGAAAGCGCGGCTCGATCACCCCGTCATCGATACGGACGTCCACGTCAACAGCTATGCCCCCGCGCTGGAAGACTACGTACAGCACTACGGCGGCAGCAAGCTGGTGGACGCGCTGCGCCGGGCCCAGGGGGGACGCTTCGCGCGCCGCGACGCGGAGGGCAAGGACTGGTACCAGCAGACGCCGCAGGAACGCCAGTACCATCGCACGCTGCGCGCGCCCTGGTGGGCGCGCGTCACCCGCAATACGCACGACCTGGCGACCTACACCCTGCCCGCCCTGCTGTACGAACGCCTGGCGGAACAGGGCTCCGACTACTCGGTGCTGTTTCCCAATGACGTGCTGGCGCCGCTGGCCGCCGGCGCCGATAATCGCCAGGCCCTGCAACGCGCGATCAACCATTTCCATGCCGACCTGTACCGGCCCTATGCCGACCGGCTGACCCCGGTCGCCGGCATCGGCCTGCACACGCCGCAGGAAGGGATCGAGGAACTGGAATTCGCGGTCAAGACGCTGGGATTGAAAGTCATCAACATCCCCGGCGGCATCCGCCGTCCGATCCGCGCGATCGCCGACAAATACCCCGCCCGCGACCATCCGGACGTGGCGCGCCATGCCGGGTACATCGACTTCCTGGGGATAGACAGCGAATACGACTACGACCCGTTCTGGGCCAAGGCGGTCGAACTCGGCGTACCCGTCACCACGCACTACGGCAGCCAGGGATGGACCGGCCGGCAGTCGATCAGCAATTACATGTTCAACCACATCGGGCACTTCGCCGACGGTTCGCAGGCCTTCGCCAAGGCGCTGTTCTTCGGCGGCGTCACCAGGCGCTTTCCCGCGCTGCGCGTGGCGCTGCTCGAAGGCGGCGCGGACTGGGGCGCGCACGTGTATATCCACCTGCTGGACCGCTGGGAAAAGCGCAACCGCGAGGCCGTGCAGAACTACAACCCGGCCCACGTGGACCTGGACCAGCTGGAAGCGCTGTTCCGCCGCTATGGCGGCAGTCTCCTGAAAAACCGCGAGCTGAATCGCGACACGCTGGTGCGCGACAGCCTGGGGATCTCCGCCCTGCCGCACAGCCGCGACCCCCATGCCGACGAACTGGACGACTTCGCCGCCGCCGGCATCGAAAGGCCGGAGGATATCCGCGCCCGTTGGCTGGACAGTTTCTACTTCGGCTCGGAGGCCGACGACCGCACGGTGGCGTCCGCCTTCAATACGCGGGCGCTGCCGCTGGGCGGCCGCGTGAATGCCATCTGGTCGTCCGATGTGGGCCATTGGGACGTGCCGGAGTTCACCGAACCGCTGGCCGAAAGCTGGGACCTGGTCGAATCCGGCGTGATTTCGCAGGCCGACTTCAAGGCATGGGTGTTCGACAACCCGCTGCGTTTCTACACGCAGGCCAACCCCGACTTCTTCAAGGGCACGGCCATCGAGCCGGCGCTGGCCAAACACGGAGTGCAAGCACGATGA
- a CDS encoding Bug family tripartite tricarboxylate transporter substrate binding protein: MTIKKGIAVLFALPALALSMGAARAADDYPGKPITVIIGFAPGGPTDAIGRVLFKKVSQELKTPIIIENKAGAGGNIGTQELMRAKPDGYTLMYGTSSVTTAPPLFDRDDLDPRKAFATASCSVAVPLILLTPGKMNIADAQAFYTAVKAQPGKYFMGSSGNGSIDHLVGMDIAHRLGLQFQHVPYKGNGPALTDLVAGNTGFMYSGSFNSALPFIQNGQVKALAVTSGKRSEALPQVPTLGESVQGLQGFDAGTWQILAAPNGTPAPILKKLDTALQAALKDPEVMKSLRFQGAEPMDKDPAQCRAYVASEYERWSSTIKRLGLKGN, translated from the coding sequence ATGACCATCAAGAAAGGCATCGCCGTCCTGTTCGCCCTTCCGGCGCTGGCGCTGTCCATGGGCGCGGCCCGCGCCGCCGACGACTACCCCGGCAAGCCCATCACCGTGATCATCGGCTTCGCACCGGGCGGGCCCACCGACGCCATCGGGCGTGTTCTCTTCAAGAAGGTATCGCAGGAGCTCAAGACCCCGATCATCATCGAGAACAAGGCAGGCGCGGGCGGAAACATCGGCACCCAGGAATTGATGCGCGCCAAGCCCGACGGCTATACCTTGATGTACGGTACGTCGTCGGTGACCACGGCGCCGCCGCTCTTCGACCGCGATGACCTGGATCCCCGCAAGGCCTTCGCCACGGCCAGCTGCTCGGTCGCGGTGCCGCTGATCCTGCTGACCCCCGGCAAGATGAACATCGCCGATGCGCAGGCCTTCTACACCGCGGTCAAGGCGCAGCCAGGCAAGTATTTCATGGGATCATCCGGCAACGGCTCCATCGATCACCTGGTGGGCATGGACATCGCGCACCGGCTGGGCCTGCAATTCCAGCATGTGCCGTACAAGGGCAACGGACCGGCGCTGACCGACCTTGTCGCGGGCAATACCGGCTTCATGTATTCGGGCTCGTTCAACAGCGCGCTGCCTTTCATCCAGAACGGGCAGGTCAAGGCGCTGGCAGTCACGTCCGGCAAGCGGTCGGAGGCCCTGCCCCAGGTCCCCACGCTGGGCGAAAGCGTCCAGGGACTGCAGGGCTTCGATGCCGGCACCTGGCAAATCCTGGCCGCGCCCAACGGCACGCCGGCGCCTATCCTGAAGAAACTCGACACCGCGCTGCAAGCGGCATTGAAGGACCCCGAAGTGATGAAGAGCCTGCGCTTCCAGGGCGCCGAGCCGATGGACAAGGATCCCGCCCAATGCCGGGCCTACGTCGCCAGCGAATACGAACGCTGGTCGTCCACGATCAAGCGGCTGGGCTTGAAGGGGAATTGA
- a CDS encoding CoA transferase, whose amino-acid sequence MPPILPLADEAVRAISALSAPHRTLDADAAARLRFFGTAPAFDTPHKLTLASASAIGVYALGVEQWWRMATGQHQSVAIDWMQAACALNPGHFQTQSGYALPALSLLTELKADFYRTADGRWFFPIGSYPHLRDGVLDVLQCANTGAALAAAIGRREGDELEDTFARHKLPGIYARSREEWLAHPQGALLAGLPVIQVEKIGDSPAEGPGFAAARAAAAAPLQAWPGAAAPGAGGPATGAGPRALQGLRVLDLGHVIAGPIVARSLAEHGADVLRITSPTLQDPFRQTVDTNIGKRSAFLDLDRQVDLQRARSLMAGADVVVQSWRPGSMARRGLAAEDAAHIRPGVVYVSVSCFGDTGPWGDRGGFEQLGQAISGVSVAEGGTGSPRVVPTYLLNDYLTGYLGAAGVMMALIRRAREGGSYHVKVSLARTSMWVQELGLDPGFDPDRPRRHFAETLTPVLETRPSAYGILEQLPPVARFSRTQAAWTLPPAPNGAHAAEWLPS is encoded by the coding sequence ATGCCCCCCATCCTTCCGCTGGCCGACGAGGCCGTCCGTGCCATTTCCGCCTTGTCCGCGCCGCACCGGACGCTGGACGCCGATGCCGCCGCGCGCCTGCGCTTCTTCGGCACGGCCCCGGCCTTCGATACCCCGCACAAACTCACGCTGGCCTCGGCCAGCGCCATCGGCGTCTATGCGCTGGGCGTGGAGCAATGGTGGCGCATGGCCACCGGCCAGCATCAAAGCGTGGCCATCGATTGGATGCAGGCGGCCTGCGCGCTGAATCCCGGACACTTCCAGACCCAGAGCGGCTACGCCCTGCCCGCGTTGTCGCTGCTGACCGAACTCAAGGCGGATTTCTACCGGACCGCCGACGGCCGCTGGTTCTTTCCCATCGGCTCTTACCCGCACCTGCGCGACGGTGTGCTGGACGTGCTGCAATGCGCGAACACCGGCGCGGCCCTGGCAGCCGCGATCGGCCGCCGCGAAGGCGACGAACTGGAAGACACTTTCGCCCGGCACAAGCTTCCCGGGATTTATGCGCGGTCCCGCGAGGAATGGCTGGCGCATCCGCAAGGCGCGCTGCTTGCGGGCCTGCCGGTCATCCAGGTCGAGAAGATAGGCGACAGTCCGGCGGAAGGGCCGGGCTTCGCGGCGGCGCGCGCGGCGGCCGCCGCGCCATTGCAAGCATGGCCGGGAGCCGCGGCGCCAGGCGCCGGCGGGCCCGCCACGGGCGCCGGCCCGCGCGCTTTGCAGGGCCTGCGAGTGCTGGACCTGGGCCACGTGATCGCCGGCCCCATCGTCGCGCGCTCGCTGGCCGAACACGGCGCCGATGTGTTGCGTATCACGTCTCCCACCCTGCAGGACCCCTTCCGCCAGACCGTGGACACCAACATCGGCAAGCGATCGGCCTTCCTGGACCTGGACCGGCAGGTGGACCTGCAGCGCGCGCGGTCGCTGATGGCGGGCGCCGACGTAGTGGTGCAATCGTGGCGCCCGGGCAGCATGGCGCGCCGCGGACTTGCCGCCGAGGATGCCGCCCATATCCGTCCCGGCGTCGTCTACGTCAGCGTCAGCTGCTTCGGCGATACGGGTCCGTGGGGCGATCGCGGCGGCTTCGAACAGCTGGGCCAGGCGATCAGCGGCGTCTCGGTGGCCGAAGGCGGCACGGGCAGCCCCCGCGTCGTGCCCACTTATCTGCTGAACGACTACCTGACCGGTTATCTGGGCGCGGCCGGCGTCATGATGGCGCTGATCCGGCGCGCGCGCGAAGGCGGCAGCTATCACGTAAAGGTTTCCCTGGCGCGGACGTCCATGTGGGTGCAGGAGTTGGGGCTGGACCCGGGCTTCGACCCGGACCGGCCGCGCCGCCACTTCGCCGAGACCTTGACGCCGGTACTGGAGACGCGGCCGTCGGCGTACGGCATCCTGGAACAGCTGCCGCCGGTGGCGCGATTTTCCCGCACGCAGGCGGCCTGGACGCTACCGCCCGCGCCCAACGGCGCGCATGCCGCGGAGTGGCTGCCGTCCTGA
- a CDS encoding LysR family transcriptional regulator, with the protein MLNAKLLRQFIAVAEELHYGRAAQRVGIAQSPLSQAIQRLEAHVGTPLFLRNKRSVSLTPAGRVFLEEAHQWLRYERIAVERAQHAAGGEIGQLSIGFIGSAGYGFMPELIGRFRERYPQVSLRVVEMTTKDQLEQLKGRSLDVGMLRTPLPQEGAMIRTRLYQYDRLMAALPMQHPLAGRKRIALRQLAGDSFVAFSRDKVPAAHAQLISACATAGFHPRIEQECAQVASVVCLVAAGLSVALIPSNLASLIHPKVRYIPLSDDTAYLRQEISLAWRRDDDNPALASFLEAARPLSVSAR; encoded by the coding sequence ATGTTGAACGCCAAGCTGCTGCGGCAATTCATCGCCGTCGCCGAAGAACTGCATTACGGCCGCGCCGCGCAGCGTGTGGGGATCGCGCAGTCGCCGCTCAGCCAGGCGATCCAGCGGCTGGAGGCGCATGTCGGCACGCCGCTGTTCCTGCGCAACAAGCGCTCGGTGTCGCTGACGCCGGCCGGCCGCGTGTTCCTGGAAGAAGCCCACCAATGGCTGCGATACGAACGCATCGCGGTGGAGCGCGCCCAGCACGCGGCCGGTGGCGAGATCGGCCAGCTATCCATCGGATTCATCGGCAGCGCCGGCTACGGCTTCATGCCGGAGCTGATCGGCCGCTTCCGCGAGCGCTATCCGCAGGTCAGCCTGCGCGTGGTGGAGATGACCACCAAGGACCAGCTCGAGCAGCTCAAGGGTCGTTCCCTGGACGTCGGCATGCTGCGCACGCCGCTGCCGCAGGAAGGGGCGATGATCCGGACGCGGCTCTACCAATACGACCGCCTGATGGCCGCGCTGCCCATGCAGCACCCGCTGGCGGGCCGCAAACGCATTGCCCTGCGTCAATTGGCGGGTGACTCCTTCGTGGCCTTCTCGCGCGACAAGGTGCCCGCCGCGCACGCGCAATTGATATCCGCCTGCGCCACGGCGGGTTTCCATCCCCGTATCGAACAGGAATGCGCGCAGGTCGCCAGCGTGGTCTGCCTGGTCGCGGCGGGGCTGTCGGTCGCGCTGATACCCAGCAACCTGGCCTCGCTCATCCACCCCAAGGTGCGCTACATCCCGCTGTCGGACGACACGGCCTATCTGCGCCAGGAGATCTCGCTGGCCTGGCGGCGCGATGACGACAACCCGGCGCTGGCGTCCTTCCTGGAGGCCGCTCGGCCGCTGTCCGTGTCGGCACGCTAG
- a CDS encoding EamA family transporter, with protein MSPRDLALAFVVILVWGMNFVVIKVGLNGIPPMLLGGLRFLLAAVPAVFFVKRPAIPTRWLVAYGATISLGQFAFLFTAMAVGMPAGLASVVLQAQAFFTVALGALLLKEPFRRHNAVGLLVAAGGLALIGEEGGAGMTLIGFVLTLCAALMWGLGNIATKKAGKADMLGLVVWGSLIPPLPFFALSWWLEGPDRIQAALGSVSGASVFAVVYLSFIATLVGYGLWAWLMSRHPAAQVAPFSLLIPVIGLAAAAALLGEIPTPAQIGGALLVMAGLLVNTFGGRRRA; from the coding sequence GTGTCGCCCCGGGACCTGGCCTTGGCTTTCGTCGTCATTCTCGTGTGGGGAATGAACTTTGTCGTCATCAAAGTGGGCTTGAACGGCATACCGCCCATGCTGTTGGGTGGCTTGCGATTCCTGCTTGCGGCGGTTCCGGCCGTGTTCTTCGTCAAGCGCCCCGCCATCCCCACGCGCTGGCTGGTGGCGTACGGCGCCACGATCTCGCTGGGGCAATTCGCTTTCCTGTTCACGGCCATGGCGGTAGGCATGCCGGCAGGCCTGGCGTCCGTCGTGCTGCAGGCGCAGGCGTTTTTTACCGTGGCGCTGGGCGCGCTGCTGTTGAAGGAACCCTTCCGCCGTCACAACGCCGTGGGCTTGCTGGTCGCCGCCGGCGGGCTGGCCCTGATCGGCGAAGAAGGCGGTGCCGGCATGACCTTGATCGGCTTCGTGCTGACCTTGTGCGCCGCGCTGATGTGGGGGCTGGGCAATATCGCCACCAAGAAAGCCGGCAAGGCCGACATGCTGGGGCTGGTCGTCTGGGGCAGCCTGATTCCCCCGCTGCCTTTCTTCGCGTTGTCGTGGTGGCTGGAAGGACCGGACCGCATACAGGCCGCCCTGGGCTCGGTCAGCGGGGCATCGGTGTTCGCGGTGGTGTATTTGTCCTTCATTGCCACGCTGGTGGGATACGGCCTGTGGGCGTGGCTGATGTCGCGCCACCCGGCCGCGCAGGTGGCGCCGTTCTCGCTGTTGATTCCGGTGATCGGGCTGGCCGCCGCCGCCGCGCTGCTGGGCGAGATCCCGACGCCGGCGCAGATAGGCGGCGCGCTACTCGTGATGGCGGGCCTGCTGGTGAATACCTTCGGGGGCCGCCGCCGCGCATAG
- a CDS encoding DUF748 domain-containing protein: MTKPAKIILIAILLLAVAVVGGLHIASRVVVNRIQDMMGDKGHAARIDVGWRRIVLDDVEIGAPPDWPSRQTLRAARVTIEPDWRALLSDRLDIRRIVVSDYSLSVLRSADGSLQMLPTLRQRARERAQARGEDPDAPGETRRETRVGLLVLEKGRLDFYDARVAKPPYRVPFENVNAEIGPLRAPANDEHTQIKLQGQMVGKQRRGAVSVQGWVALPSHDADVRTTTSGADVGLLAPYLQKHAPSLLTAGQMDLDMTTRVKNQQLAAQGKATLRDLDFSGGTLGSLPRRAVMAALEDRKGEVTFEFTLQGSLKDPKFSLTDDLSTRIVGGFTKAIGVSVEGVAEGVGSAVKGLGGALGELLGK; the protein is encoded by the coding sequence ATGACAAAACCGGCAAAAATCATCCTCATCGCCATCCTGCTGCTCGCGGTGGCCGTCGTCGGCGGGCTGCATATCGCCTCGCGGGTCGTGGTCAACCGTATCCAGGACATGATGGGCGACAAAGGCCATGCCGCGCGCATCGACGTCGGCTGGCGGCGTATCGTCCTGGACGATGTGGAAATCGGCGCGCCGCCGGACTGGCCCTCGCGCCAGACCTTGCGCGCGGCCCGCGTGACCATCGAGCCGGATTGGCGCGCCCTGCTTTCCGACCGCCTGGACATCCGCCGCATCGTCGTCAGCGACTACAGCCTTTCCGTCCTGCGCTCGGCGGATGGCAGCCTGCAGATGCTGCCCACCCTGCGGCAGCGCGCGCGGGAACGGGCGCAGGCCCGTGGCGAGGACCCGGACGCACCCGGCGAGACGCGGCGTGAAACCCGCGTCGGCTTGCTGGTGCTGGAGAAGGGCCGCCTGGACTTCTACGATGCGCGCGTGGCCAAACCGCCGTACCGGGTGCCGTTCGAGAACGTGAATGCCGAAATCGGCCCGCTCAGGGCGCCGGCCAACGACGAGCATACGCAGATCAAGCTGCAGGGCCAGATGGTGGGCAAGCAGCGGCGCGGCGCCGTCAGCGTCCAGGGCTGGGTCGCCCTGCCCAGCCACGATGCCGATGTACGTACCACGACCTCCGGCGCGGACGTCGGCCTGCTGGCGCCCTACCTGCAGAAACACGCGCCTTCTTTGCTGACCGCCGGCCAGATGGACCTGGATATGACCACGCGCGTCAAGAATCAGCAGTTGGCGGCGCAAGGAAAGGCCACGCTGCGCGATCTGGACTTCAGCGGCGGCACCCTGGGCTCCCTGCCGCGCCGCGCCGTCATGGCGGCGCTGGAGGATCGCAAGGGGGAAGTGACGTTCGAGTTCACGCTACAGGGCAGCCTGAAGGACCCGAAATTTTCGCTGACGGACGACCTTTCCACCCGCATCGTGGGCGGGTTTACCAAGGCGATCGGCGTCAGCGTGGAAGGTGTGGCCGAGGGCGTGGGATCCGCCGTCAAGGGATTGGGTGGGGCGCTGGGCGAGCTGCTGGGGAAATAA